One Xyrauchen texanus isolate HMW12.3.18 chromosome 2, RBS_HiC_50CHRs, whole genome shotgun sequence genomic window carries:
- the si:cabz01068815.1 gene encoding solute carrier family 51 subunit beta: MLLWWIALSLTWPGTDSFMIHNIKESLCLEDSNEGEVQLQRCSQDSVHQQWIWTDSWFLVNAGTLRCLSAAHSDPVQTITCTSGDHFIWHCKAQQLISLSNSLALSAEGGKLSLNRGEHNKWKSLDVDDICQDKLRPRRQSEKDEFGFAETDGPPTSPGMSEAQMRFLQWYYRTEDSTTWKFAMLAFAFLGLLIGCMLLVMAMMANRNRKQIAKYKASIKVKDVNSEMEELQVIITDKVTEVKEEKPSSTTLTQNSHTDWEESSNNGKVTEELRPGEILVAWKDGNVSTLYPEPVQEGEGEEEEVQS, from the exons ATGCTGCTGTGGTGGATAGCATTATCCCTAACATGGCCAG GCACAGACAGCTTCATGATTCACAACATAAAGGAAAGCCTGTGTCTAGAGGACTCTAATGAAGGAGAAGTTCAGCTACAGAGATGCAGTCAGGACTCAGTCCACCAGCAGTGGATTTGGACAGATAGCTGGTTTCTTGTAAACGCAGGCACCTTGAGGTGCCTCTCTGCTGCCCACAGTGACCCAGTCCAAACTATTACTTGTACTTCTGGTGACCACTTCATATGGCACTGCAAAGCTCAACAGCTCATCAGCCTGTCCAATTCCTTGGCATTAAGCGCAGAAGGTGGAAAACTTAGTCTGAATAGGGGTGAACACAACAAGTGGAAGTCTCTGGATGTGGATGATATCTGTCAGGACAAACTGA GACCTAGAAGGCAAAGTGAGAAAGATGAATTTGGCTTTGCTGAAACGGATGGGCCGCCTACCTCACCGGGAATGTCGGAGGCACAGATGAGGTTTTTACAGTGGTATTACCGCACAGAGGACT CAACAACGTGGAAGTTTGCAATGTTGGCATTTGCTTTTCTgggtcttctgattggctgtatGCTGCTGGTGATGGCCATGATGGCTAATAG GAACAGAAAGCAAATAGCCAAGTACAAAGCATCCATAAAAGttaaagatgtgaattctgaaatGGAGGAGCTGCAGGTCATTATCACTGATAAGGTTACAGAAGTCAAAGAGGAGAAACCCTCTTCCACAACCCTGACGCAGAACAGCCATACAGATTGGGAAGAGTCTTCAAACAATGGTAAAGTCACAGAGGAGCTGAGGCCTGGAGAAATTTTGGTGGCCTGGAAAGATGGGAATGTGTCAACTCTGTATCCAGAACCTGTACAGGAAGGGGAAGGTGAGGAGGAAGAGGTCCAAAGCTGA